The nucleotide sequence CGCTCGGAACGTGTATCCTCCTGCTCGTCGCCGGTAACATCACCACGACGAATCTCGTCACGAACGCGGTTCGGTGCTTCGACGAGGCCGACCACTTCGACGCCGTCCGCGGCGACGACCGGGCGCTCTCGACGGCTATCGAGGAGGTGCTTCGGTACCGGTCGCCGGTTCAGGCGATGACGCGAATCGCCACGAGAGACGTCGAGGTGCAGGGCGCGACGATCGAGGCGGGCGACCGAATCGTCGTCTGGCTCGGGTCGGGCAACCGCGACGAACGCACGTTCGACGACGCGGGGACGTTCGTCCCCGACCGAGCGCCGAACCAACACCTCGGCTTCGGTCACGGGACGCACTACTGTCTCGGCGCGCCGTTAGCCCGTCTCGAAGCGAAAGTCGTCCTCTCGGAGCTGCTCGACCGCGTGACCGACCTCCGCGTGGCCGAGACGGAACTGTCGCCGACGCGGAGTTCGTTCATCTACGGCGTGGAGTCGCTGCCGGTCGAGTTCCAGCGACGGTAGCGCAGAGTCCGTCGCATCCGACCGGCGACGCCGACGAATCGGGGTCACTCCAGCGAGAGCGAGAAACCCCACGTCGCCCGCTCCTCCGACTCCATCGACTCCGAGAGCACGGTGTACGTCGCCTCGAAGCGGAACTCGCCGACCGGCAGACAGGCGTCTTCGCCGGGCGTCGCGTAGAGGTCGACCAGTTCCTCCTTCGACGCGCCGGGTTCGAGGGTGATCGTTCGGTACTCGCTGGTTATCGCGATCGGCTCGGCGAGTCGCCAACACCCCGGTTCGGCGTCGTACTCGCCCCCCGCGGGCAGAAGTATCAGATCGTTCTCGGTGTCGGAGACGTACTGGAAGAACACGTCTCGACCTTCGCCCAGTCGGACTGTCCGGTCGCTCTCGTTGGTAATCGTCACGCGGAGCTGCGGGGGATGGTCGTCGGTGGCGACGTCCTCGGTCAGTTCGACGCTCGGGGCGACAGGCACCTCGGGCGCGTCGTCGGTGTCAGAGACGACGACGCCCGGACCGCCGGTACCCGCCGGGCGCGTCCCGTCCGAACCGCCGGAGTCGTTGCCGCCCGGCAGGTCGGAGCCGTTTCCGTCGTCACCGGCGTCGTTGCTTCCGTTCTGACCGTTCGAGTCGTCGCCTCCGGGGGTTTCCGCGTTCGACGTACAACCGGCGAGCGCCGCGACGGAGAGCAACCCGGCGGTTTTCAACAGCGTTCGTCGTGTCGGGGACATAGGGAGAGATTGGCCGGTGGGGGGATAACCACGACGTAAGCACAAACAGTTCTTTGCGTCTTCGGACGGGCACCAGTCCCTCTACGGGCGCACACGCGGAGAGACTACACGGAATAGTGCGATAGCATACAGGACAGCGTGATAGGGCAGTTTAGATGAATGTTCTCCTCAAGGTACTCTCTCTATTTCCAACTTATTCTCAGAACAATTACGATAGAAAAAACTATTTATAACACTACTTCAGATGCACGGATAGAATGTCATCCACGCGCGACATTGGCTCGTTTCTCGTCACCGTCGCGCTCGTTTTCGCCCTCCTCACCGCGGCTGGCGCGCCCGTCGCGGCAAGCGCCGTCCACGAATCGGACGAGAGGACCGTCCAGGCGAACGAGCGAGGCGGCGTACTCCACCAGTCGACCACGCAGACGCAAAACCAGACGACCAGCGGAGCCGAGAGCGACGACACCGAGACCGAGAACGAAACCAGTACTACAGAGACCGCGAGCGCGACACCGACAGCGACGTCGACTCCGACGGCAACGCCGACCGAGACGGCGACACCGACCGAGACGGCGACGCCCGGAGAACGCGCGAGCGAGGGGACGAGTTTCGAGGTTTCGAACCTCTCGGCGCCGTCCTCGGTTCGGCGAGGCGACGGTATCGACATCGCGGCGACGGTGACGAACCGCGGACCCGCGAGCGGCTCCGAGCGGGTCAACTACACGTTCGGCGGAACCGTCGTCGCCTCGGAGCGAATCGCGCTCGAATCAGGCGAGTCGACGCGGGTCACGTTCTCGTCGTCGTTCTCGGCGGTCGAACAGCGGCGAGGGTCGGTCGCACCCGGGAGCTACGTCCACGGAGTCCGAAACGAGACGGGGGAGGGCGCTGCCGCGCGGGTCCGGGCGACACCCGACGTCGACTTCACGACGCGGACGTTCGACGCGCCGACCGAACTCTCACACGGCGAGTCGTACATCGTCCTCGCGACGGTCGAGAACCCCGGCGAGACGACCATCACTCGGACCGTGAGCTACGAGTTCGACGGGTCGAAGGTGCGCGAGAAGGCGGTCACCGTCGACGGCGGCGAACAGCGACAGGTCGCCTTCGAGATCGCGCTCGCCGACGTCGAGGCGGCGGTCGGACCGGTCGCAAACGGAACCACGCACAGCCACGGCGTCGTCACCGGAGAGTCGAGACGCGGCGGCGAGGTTCGCGTCGTCGAAGGACCGAGTTCGGACGCGTCGATGCTCGCGGTCGAGGAACTGGAGACGAAAAGCGACGTCCGCCCGGGCGAGACGGTGACGGCGAATCTGACGGTCCGGAACGTCGGAGCGAGCGACTTCGAGGGGCAACTGTCGTATCGGCTGGACGACGCCATCGTCGCAACCGAGTGGGTCCGCGTTCCGATCGGCGAGCAGCGAACGGTGCGGTTCCGGATGGAGTACGAGCGCGTCGAACGCGCCGCGGTTCCGCTGTCCTCACAGGAGACGACCCACGGCGTCTGGGTCGGCGACGAGGCGTTGCAGACGCGGCCGGTGACCGTCTACGCGCCCACCGAGACGCCGACCGAGACGCCGCCGCCGGCGACGTTCACGCCCGACGAAGGTGCGTCCGGCGGCCAGTCGGACGCGGACCGGTCGGAGAGCGACGCGTGCCAACGCGGGTTCTTCAGCGAGTGTGGCGGAACGGCGATGGACGAGACGACGCTCACGCTCGTCGGTATCGCCACGTCCGTGTTCGGAATCGTCTACGAGATGCTCAAGAGTCGATGACCATGTCACGAGGACTTCCCGCCGCCTGGAGCGCGCTGTTCGGGCTACCGTTCGTCGCCGTCGGCGGCTACATCTACGAGTTCCAATCGCAGTACCCGCTCGTCGAGGGGCAGGCGACGGCGCCACCGATAGCCGGCGTCGTACTCGGACTGTTCGGCCTGTTCGTCTGCGGACTCGGTCTGTACGTCCAGTTCGTCGGTGCGCCGCCGGCCCCGACGATGCGAACGGGCGAACGGTTCGTCGACGACAGGGACCCCGCCCAGCGGAACGCACTGGCGCAGGCATCCGCCTCCCTCCCGTTTCTCGCGGGCGGTATCTCGCTTCTGTACTTCACCGCGTACCCGCTCGTCTATCCGACGATAGTGCTCGCGGTGGGGCTGTACCTCTTTTCGACCGGTATCCACCGCTACTGGCGGAACACGCTCACGACGTATCTCGTGACCAACCAGCGCGTGATGGAGGAGTACCGGTTTCTCTCGCTCGTCAGAAACGAACTGCCGATGGAGAAAGTCCGCGCCGTCGAGGAGCGACGGTCGATGCGGGAGTCGCTGGCGGGAATCGGCAGCGTCCACGTCAGGGCGGGCGCGTCCGGCGGTCTCACCGTCACCGTCGACGAGGTGTACGATTCGACGGAGTTCGCGGACGTGATTCGCGCCCAACTCGGCGCTGGTTCGGAGGACGCCGACGGCTACATCGATACCGTCGGTACGCACTCGCAGTCAGACGGCGACCGGTCGGACGGACCCGCGGAGGCGCTCGCAGCGAGCGAAGAGGCGTCTGACAACGAGTTCGAGTTCCCGAGCGAGCCCTCGAACCGGTCACAGAACCGCTAACGACGCCTTCGGGGGGAGTAGTCGAACTGGCGGTTCGAGACGCCGCAGTCGCGTCTGTACCGAGCGCCGAGACGAGTCAGTATCGAAAAGTGGGCGGGGAAGTATCAGTGCAAGAACCTAACCAAACACAGTATCTTCCGCCCAAGCTACGATAACGTCCAGACAAACATCAATTTGTCGGGAAACTACGGTCACGAGTGCCCGTTACCTGCTCGCGGCTACGGTCGTGAGTCCTCTCTTCTCGAATTCGTGCGAACGGAAACCGAGTGCCGTAAAACGGTGCGACTGAACGCACTAGAACCCCGTCCGTGGGGACAGAACGGCGGCGAATGCTTCCGTGATTCCGGTGTGAGTCAGCTCTCACCCCGATGAGAGATACGTGGGGGTGAGCAGTCGAAAATTCGACAACCCCCCACAGCGCTGTCACGTGTTAGCCGAGCATATCGTGTCAATTCGTCTGCGAGTTTTCGCTTTCGTGTCCACTCGAGAATCAGAAGCCGAGCGAGCGGCCCGCGACTCCTACTATCGCTGGTTCTGTCTGATAAACTGTCACTAACGCCACGTGGCTTGCAGCAGCTCCGAATCAATCGTTTTCCAACTGTATGAGAGTTTTTCGTTCACAAAACTTCAATACAGTTGTTGGGACGCTTCGTCGCTCGTTCGCACGTCTCGGTCGGGTACTACGCTGTCCGTACGTCGGTCGGAGAACGACACCATTGTTAACGTGTGTCGTATATCGTCACTCGAAATGCTACCCGACTGGAACAGTAGCCCTCGAATCTCGACGGCGTTCACCTACCGAGGTCTCGACGCAGTACTGCTGGAAAACCGGTCGCTCAGAGTCGTACTACTTCCCGAGAAGGGAGGCGACATCGTCTCTCTGCGGGACAAACGAACCGACGTGGACGTTCTCTGGCACGCACCGCACAACTGGAGTGCACCGACTGCCCGCTATCTCCCTTCGGAACCGAACTCCACGTGGAACGATCACTATCCGGGCGGATGGCAGACGAACTTGCCGAACGCCGGCGGTGAGCGGGAGATCGCCGGAAGCGCGTACGGACTCCACGGCGAGAGCGCGTTGCTCCCTTGGGATGCGACCGTCACCCGCGCGGACGACGAAGCAGTGTCGGTTCGGCTCGAAGTAGAGTTAGTGCGCTATCCGTTCTCCGTCGAACGAGAGCTCACACTCCACGCCGACGAATCGAAACTACGCTGTTCCGAAACGGTGACAAACCACGGTGGGGTTGAACTCGACTACGTTTGGCAGCAACACATCGCGCTCGGTCCCCCGCTTCTTGCACCCGATGCGCGTCTGGATGTCCCCGCCGCTCGCGGCGTCGTCGAAGACTACGGTGACGGCTACCCGAACCGTCGCCTTCGGAGCGGAGCGGAGTTCGACTGGCCGAACGCACCGGGCCACGACGGCGGCGAGATAGACCTCTCGACGGACGTTCCGGGCCAGGACGCCGAGATTCACGACCTCGCCTACGCCATCGATCTGTCCGAGGGCTGGTACGCGCTCACGAACCCGGAACTCAACCTCGGATTCGCGCTTCGGTTCCCGACGGACCCGTTCGAGTCGCTGTGGTACTGGCAGCCGTTCGGCGGGTACGCCGAGTCGCCATTCTGGAACCGAACGTACAACGTCGGTCTCGAACCGACGACGGCGTATCCCGGCGATACCGAGGGACAGCGAACGTCCGGTACGATGAAGACGCTCGCTCCCGGCGAGACCGTCGAAGCCGAGTTCGTCGCCGCGACGTACGGCGGTCTCTCCGCGGTCGATTCCGTTTCCGCCGACGGCGTCGTCGACGGACCTCCGCGGTGAACGACGCTCTCGTCGGAGCGAGTCGCGTCGTCCAGCAGGGTGATTCATTACCCATGCCCGCGGAGATGATGCCGACAGCCGAGCTATGGAGTACGAATCCACCATCTACGACGAGTTGGGCGTCCCGAACGTCGTCAACGCAGCGGGGACGAAGACACGCATCGGCGGCAGCCGAATCCGACCGGAGGCGGTCGAGGCGATGAGTCGGGCGGCGGAGGCGTTCGTCCGCCTCTCGGACCTGCAGGTCCGGGCGGGGGAACTCATCTCCGAGGTAACCGGTGCGGAGGCGGGATACGTCGGCAGCGGTGCGGCCGCCTGCATGACGCTCGCGGCCGCAGCGGCCATCGCCGGCGACGACCTCGGAACGATGGCGAGACTCCCGGAGACCGAGGGAGTTCCGAACGAAATCGTGATGCCCCGGACCCACCGTAACGGCTACGACCACGCGTTTCGCGCCGCGGGCGCACGAATCGTCGACGTCGGTAACAACGACAACTACCTCGGGACGGGGTCGAACAGCACCGAACCGTGGGAGATCGCCGACGCGATAACCGAACAGACGGTCGCCGTCGGCTACATGCAGAAGGTGTACAGCACGCCGCCGTTGGACGAAGTCGTCGAGGTGGCCCACGACCACGGCGTCCCGGTCATCGTCGACGCCGCCGCCGAGGTGCCGCCGCGGGAGAACCTCTCGGCGTTCGTCGAGGCGGGCGCGGACATGGTCGTCTTCAGCGGTGGAAAGGCCATCCGCGGCCCGCAGACGACGGGCATCCTCGCGGGGAAGCGAGAGTACGTCCGCTCGGCGGCGCTGCAGCACCTCGACATGCACGTCGCCGAATCCGTCTGGGAACCACCGACGGAACTGTTCGACAAGGAGTCGCTCGACGGCGTTCCTCGACAGGGAATCGGGCGACCGCTCAAAGTCGGGAAAGAGGAGCTTGTCGGGCTCATCGCGGCGTTAGAAGCGTTCCTCGACGAGGACCAGGACGCGCTCACGGCCGAGTGGAACGCCCGACTCGACATCGTTTCGGCGGGCCTCGAAGGGCTCCGCGGCGTGACGACGAGGCGGGAACCGGGTGGCAAACTGATGGTCGCTCCCGAAGTGTACGTCGAGGTCGACCCCGAAGCGGCCGCGCTCGACGCAGTCGAACTCGTCGGCGCGCTCAGGGAGGAGAACCCGCGTATCTTCGTCGGTTCCGACGACCTCCTCGACGGTGGATTCACCATCAATCCCATGTGTCTCTCTGACGACGGTGCTGAGTACGTCGTCGAGCGGATTCGGGGCCACCTCGGGTAGTCGTCTTCGGAGAGGCAGTCGACGGTCGGCGTCGGCCGGAGTCGGCCGTTCGATCACCCGACCGTTCGACTACTCGACCGTCGCGACGACCTCGATTTCGACGCCAATATCGATGGGGAGGTCGGCGACTTCGACGGCGCTTCGGGCGGGGTACGGGTCGCTCATGTACTCGCCGTACACCTCGTTGACCGCGTCGTAGTTCGCCATGTCGGTGACGAACACCGTCGCCTTCACGACGCTGTCGAGCGAGCTTCCGCCGGCTTCGAGGACGGCGGCGACGTTGTCGAGCGTCCGTGCGGTCTGTTCGCCGATGTCGTCGCTGACGACGTCGCCGGATTCGGGGTCGACGGGACCCTGCCCGGAGACGAAGATGCGGTCGCCGTCCCGAATCGCCTGCGAGAACGGACCGATGCTGGCCGGCGCTGCGTCCGTGTGTATCTCTTCCATGCGCGTCCGTGACGAGGACTCCCGCGTTCTTAGTGGTTTCTCTCGCCCCTTCACCGGGTGTCGCGTGCGCTGGAACCCGCTCCGCTCACACCCCCCACGACAGTTATCACCTATCCGCCCGAACCGGCGCTCGAACCCCCGATGGACCTCATGCGCCTGTTGGACGAGTTGCGAGTGCTGAGCCAGAACGGGCTCAGATACGCCGACGACTCCTACGACGAGGAGCGGTACGAGCGGATACTCGAACTGACGTGTCGGTACTACGGAGCGGCGCTCGACCTCCCGGCCGACGACGTTCGGGAGCGCTTCGCCGCCGAACTCGGACACGTCACGCCGAAAGTCGGCGCCGAGGCCGCCGTGTTCGACTCGTCGGGTCGGATTCTGTTGATGCGCCGCGCCGACGACGGGACGTGGTGTCTCCCCTGCGGGTGGGTCGACCCGAACGAGTCGCCGGCCAAGGCCGCGGTCCGCGAGACGCGCGAGGAGACCGGACTCGACGTCTCGGTGACCGAGCTGGTCGACGTCTATCACTACGCACCGAGCGAACGGTTCGGGCCGCACGGCCGGGTCGACCTGCTCTACCGTTGTACGGTCGAAGGCGGGTCGCTCGAACTCTCCCCCGAGGGCGAAGCGCTCGACTACTGGGAGATAGCCGACGTTCCCGTCTGGCACAAGGCGCACGAAACGTACGCCAGAGCCGCGCTCGGCACGACGTCGAAGACGTACGACGACGGGTCGAACGGCTAATTCGACAGGTACGGGCGGAACGGCTATGTGG is from Haloprofundus halophilus and encodes:
- a CDS encoding PH domain-containing protein, with translation MTMSRGLPAAWSALFGLPFVAVGGYIYEFQSQYPLVEGQATAPPIAGVVLGLFGLFVCGLGLYVQFVGAPPAPTMRTGERFVDDRDPAQRNALAQASASLPFLAGGISLLYFTAYPLVYPTIVLAVGLYLFSTGIHRYWRNTLTTYLVTNQRVMEEYRFLSLVRNELPMEKVRAVEERRSMRESLAGIGSVHVRAGASGGLTVTVDEVYDSTEFADVIRAQLGAGSEDADGYIDTVGTHSQSDGDRSDGPAEALAASEEASDNEFEFPSEPSNRSQNR
- a CDS encoding Rid family detoxifying hydrolase, producing the protein MEEIHTDAAPASIGPFSQAIRDGDRIFVSGQGPVDPESGDVVSDDIGEQTARTLDNVAAVLEAGGSSLDSVVKATVFVTDMANYDAVNEVYGEYMSDPYPARSAVEVADLPIDIGVEIEVVATVE
- a CDS encoding CARDB domain-containing protein, giving the protein MSSTRDIGSFLVTVALVFALLTAAGAPVAASAVHESDERTVQANERGGVLHQSTTQTQNQTTSGAESDDTETENETSTTETASATPTATSTPTATPTETATPTETATPGERASEGTSFEVSNLSAPSSVRRGDGIDIAATVTNRGPASGSERVNYTFGGTVVASERIALESGESTRVTFSSSFSAVEQRRGSVAPGSYVHGVRNETGEGAAARVRATPDVDFTTRTFDAPTELSHGESYIVLATVENPGETTITRTVSYEFDGSKVREKAVTVDGGEQRQVAFEIALADVEAAVGPVANGTTHSHGVVTGESRRGGEVRVVEGPSSDASMLAVEELETKSDVRPGETVTANLTVRNVGASDFEGQLSYRLDDAIVATEWVRVPIGEQRTVRFRMEYERVERAAVPLSSQETTHGVWVGDEALQTRPVTVYAPTETPTETPPPATFTPDEGASGGQSDADRSESDACQRGFFSECGGTAMDETTLTLVGIATSVFGIVYEMLKSR
- a CDS encoding NUDIX hydrolase N-terminal domain-containing protein gives rise to the protein MDLMRLLDELRVLSQNGLRYADDSYDEERYERILELTCRYYGAALDLPADDVRERFAAELGHVTPKVGAEAAVFDSSGRILLMRRADDGTWCLPCGWVDPNESPAKAAVRETREETGLDVSVTELVDVYHYAPSERFGPHGRVDLLYRCTVEGGSLELSPEGEALDYWEIADVPVWHKAHETYARAALGTTSKTYDDGSNG
- a CDS encoding aldose 1-epimerase, whose amino-acid sequence is MLPDWNSSPRISTAFTYRGLDAVLLENRSLRVVLLPEKGGDIVSLRDKRTDVDVLWHAPHNWSAPTARYLPSEPNSTWNDHYPGGWQTNLPNAGGEREIAGSAYGLHGESALLPWDATVTRADDEAVSVRLEVELVRYPFSVERELTLHADESKLRCSETVTNHGGVELDYVWQQHIALGPPLLAPDARLDVPAARGVVEDYGDGYPNRRLRSGAEFDWPNAPGHDGGEIDLSTDVPGQDAEIHDLAYAIDLSEGWYALTNPELNLGFALRFPTDPFESLWYWQPFGGYAESPFWNRTYNVGLEPTTAYPGDTEGQRTSGTMKTLAPGETVEAEFVAATYGGLSAVDSVSADGVVDGPPR
- a CDS encoding aminotransferase class V-fold PLP-dependent enzyme, giving the protein MEYESTIYDELGVPNVVNAAGTKTRIGGSRIRPEAVEAMSRAAEAFVRLSDLQVRAGELISEVTGAEAGYVGSGAAACMTLAAAAAIAGDDLGTMARLPETEGVPNEIVMPRTHRNGYDHAFRAAGARIVDVGNNDNYLGTGSNSTEPWEIADAITEQTVAVGYMQKVYSTPPLDEVVEVAHDHGVPVIVDAAAEVPPRENLSAFVEAGADMVVFSGGKAIRGPQTTGILAGKREYVRSAALQHLDMHVAESVWEPPTELFDKESLDGVPRQGIGRPLKVGKEELVGLIAALEAFLDEDQDALTAEWNARLDIVSAGLEGLRGVTTRREPGGKLMVAPEVYVEVDPEAAALDAVELVGALREENPRIFVGSDDLLDGGFTINPMCLSDDGAEYVVERIRGHLG